A part of Paenibacillus antri genomic DNA contains:
- a CDS encoding ABC transporter substrate-binding protein has translation MKKVRKSAFMLMASVMSLSALLAACSGGNAEKPAAETPGSGTTAEQPAVDKPKEKVELEFWTHWGSTTRRPIIEKIVSDFNGSQDWITVKHVFLPYGEGWTKALAQIAAGNPPDVIIHEIAKVAQRADKNQVENLSPFLAKDDISGRFHEYLYEAMKYNGDVYALPFNTDTRFLFYNKKMFAEAGLDPEKPPTTWAEMEEYAKKLDVIGADGKIERLGYHPLLAGGHEMFMLNAGGGKAWVSADAKEVNINTPEHVEALKWLLSWNERLGQQNVETFKATFGSKTNEPLIAGKLAMKVENGTFWTQIRDFAANRDDFGVAPMPEFKPGSGHHSFSGGFTIEIPKGAKHPEASWEFLKFMTDYDAQKYWAQFNFDNVANKEVALDEDLLKDPVYAFSVQNLEVSNLTPAPVSAPDFQTLLNPEIEAAIQGQQSPEDALAKAQKAVEDLIAQNQ, from the coding sequence ATGAAGAAGGTAAGAAAATCAGCGTTCATGCTTATGGCGTCGGTCATGAGTTTGTCGGCATTGCTGGCCGCTTGTTCCGGAGGCAACGCAGAAAAGCCTGCCGCAGAAACGCCTGGATCGGGAACGACAGCGGAGCAGCCGGCCGTCGATAAGCCGAAAGAGAAAGTCGAACTCGAGTTCTGGACTCACTGGGGCTCCACGACGCGCCGTCCGATCATCGAGAAGATCGTCAGCGACTTTAACGGCTCGCAAGACTGGATTACTGTAAAACACGTCTTCTTGCCGTACGGCGAAGGCTGGACGAAGGCATTGGCGCAAATCGCAGCCGGCAACCCGCCGGACGTCATCATTCACGAAATCGCGAAAGTCGCGCAGCGCGCGGATAAGAACCAAGTCGAAAACCTGTCGCCGTTCCTCGCGAAGGACGACATCAGCGGCCGCTTCCACGAGTACCTCTACGAAGCGATGAAGTACAACGGCGATGTGTACGCGCTTCCGTTCAACACGGACACGCGCTTCTTATTCTACAACAAGAAGATGTTCGCCGAAGCGGGTCTCGACCCGGAGAAGCCGCCGACAACTTGGGCGGAGATGGAAGAATACGCGAAGAAGCTCGACGTCATCGGCGCCGACGGCAAAATCGAACGTCTCGGTTACCACCCGCTGTTGGCAGGCGGCCACGAGATGTTCATGCTGAACGCCGGCGGCGGCAAAGCATGGGTATCCGCCGACGCGAAAGAAGTGAACATCAACACGCCTGAGCACGTAGAAGCGCTGAAATGGCTCCTTTCGTGGAATGAGCGTCTCGGTCAGCAAAACGTTGAAACGTTCAAAGCGACGTTCGGTTCCAAGACGAACGAGCCGCTTATCGCAGGCAAACTCGCGATGAAGGTCGAGAACGGTACGTTCTGGACGCAAATCCGCGACTTCGCGGCGAACCGCGACGACTTCGGCGTCGCTCCGATGCCTGAATTCAAGCCTGGCTCGGGACACCACAGCTTCAGCGGCGGCTTCACGATCGAAATTCCGAAGGGCGCGAAGCATCCGGAAGCAAGCTGGGAGTTCCTGAAGTTCATGACGGATTACGACGCGCAGAAGTATTGGGCTCAATTCAACTTCGACAACGTGGCGAACAAAGAAGTCGCGCTCGACGAAGATTTGCTGAAAGATCCGGTGTACGCGTTCTCCGTTCAAAACCTTGAAGTATCCAACCTGACGCCGGCTCCGGTGTCCGCGCCGGACTTCCAGACGCTGCTGAATCCGGAGATCGAAGCTGCGATCCAAGGTCAGCAATCGCCGGAAGACGCGCTCGCCAAAGCGCAGAAGGCGGTCGAAGATTTGATCGCGCAAAACCAGTAA